One genomic window of Streptomyces sp. WP-1 includes the following:
- a CDS encoding carbohydrate kinase family protein, translating into MGAGVTGGRTGALLVVGDVVTDVVARHRGPLATGTDTAAAIRTLPGGAGANVACWAAHSGCADVRLLGRVGADAADWHERELVAAGVRPLLVTDPQAATGTVVCLVDAGAAAERTFLTDSGASLRLEPADWSDALLDGVTWLHLSGYLLFTESSRALAGTALDAARARGVPVSMDPASAGFLVKLGVDRFLAFAEGLDVLLPSRDEACLLTGAVEPADAAAELSRAVPLVVVKAGAEGALVARSGSAPVRVPAVPASARDTTGAGDAFTGAFLAALLAGAEPREAAARGCRAGARAVGRIGGRPPYRGEVAEEGVARGG; encoded by the coding sequence GTGGGCGCGGGGGTGACCGGGGGCCGTACGGGGGCGCTGCTGGTCGTCGGGGACGTCGTCACCGATGTGGTCGCCCGGCACCGGGGGCCGCTCGCGACCGGCACGGACACGGCCGCCGCGATCCGGACGCTGCCGGGCGGCGCGGGCGCCAACGTGGCCTGTTGGGCGGCCCATTCGGGGTGTGCGGACGTACGGCTGCTCGGCCGGGTCGGCGCGGACGCCGCCGACTGGCACGAGCGGGAGCTGGTCGCGGCCGGGGTACGGCCGCTGCTGGTGACCGACCCGCAGGCGGCGACGGGGACGGTGGTGTGCCTGGTCGACGCGGGCGCGGCGGCCGAACGTACGTTCCTCACGGACAGCGGGGCGTCGTTGCGGCTGGAGCCCGCGGACTGGTCGGACGCCTTGCTCGACGGGGTCACCTGGCTGCATCTGTCGGGTTATCTGCTCTTCACTGAGTCGAGTCGGGCGCTCGCGGGGACCGCTCTCGATGCCGCTCGGGCGCGGGGTGTGCCGGTCAGCATGGATCCGGCGTCGGCCGGTTTTCTGGTGAAGCTGGGAGTCGACCGGTTCCTCGCCTTCGCCGAGGGGCTGGACGTGCTGCTGCCCAGCCGGGACGAGGCGTGTCTGCTGACAGGGGCCGTCGAACCGGCCGACGCGGCGGCCGAGTTGAGCCGTGCCGTCCCGCTGGTGGTGGTCAAGGCGGGGGCGGAGGGGGCGCTGGTGGCCCGTTCCGGGAGTGCGCCGGTGCGAGTTCCCGCCGTACCGGCGAGCGCGCGGGACACCACGGGTGCCGGTGACGCCTTCACCGGCGCCTTCCTCGCCGCCCTCCTCGCGGGCGCGGAGCCACGGGAGGCGGCGGCGCGGGGGTGCCGGGCGGGCGCGAGGGCGGTGGGCCGGATCGGTGGCAGACCGCCGTACCGGGGCGAGGTGGCCGAGGAGGGCGTGGCGCGGGGCGGATGA
- a CDS encoding MHYT domain-containing protein has protein sequence MQGTVDGFGYGAVTPLVAFLMACLGGALGLRCITRSLLVTHSWRPAWLALGAAALGCGTWTMHFIAMMGFSIEQAPVHYDEPVTYASLGLAVVMVGIGVFIVGYRGATGAPLFTGGTVTGLGLASMHYLGMAGMRFHGSFAYSTPRVVASVAIAVAAATAALWAAGRARSLLPSVGASLLMGVAVSGMHYMAMAALTVRLDGTAETTADTPDASALVPMLLGPLVLLVLAGVAVILDPMLVLRHPDRAVALTAPGVPAAAPTGPRPAPHQHRHSDRGPVRQGARTPQDR, from the coding sequence ATGCAGGGCACGGTCGACGGTTTCGGCTACGGGGCCGTCACCCCGTTGGTGGCCTTTCTGATGGCCTGCCTCGGTGGCGCCCTCGGGCTGCGCTGCATCACCCGGTCCCTGCTGGTCACCCACTCATGGCGGCCCGCCTGGCTGGCCCTCGGCGCCGCCGCGCTCGGCTGCGGCACCTGGACCATGCACTTCATCGCCATGATGGGCTTCAGCATCGAGCAGGCACCGGTCCACTACGACGAGCCGGTGACCTACGCGAGCCTCGGACTCGCCGTCGTCATGGTCGGCATAGGAGTCTTCATCGTCGGCTACCGGGGCGCCACCGGGGCACCGCTCTTCACCGGCGGCACCGTCACCGGACTGGGCCTCGCCTCGATGCACTACCTCGGCATGGCCGGGATGCGCTTCCACGGAAGCTTCGCCTACAGCACCCCAAGGGTCGTCGCCTCCGTCGCCATCGCGGTCGCCGCCGCCACCGCCGCCCTGTGGGCCGCCGGACGCGCCCGGAGCCTGCTGCCGAGCGTAGGGGCGAGCCTCCTGATGGGCGTCGCCGTCAGCGGCATGCACTACATGGCGATGGCCGCCCTCACCGTCCGCCTCGACGGCACCGCCGAGACGACGGCCGACACGCCGGACGCGTCCGCGCTCGTACCGATGCTGCTCGGCCCCCTCGTCCTCCTGGTCCTCGCCGGGGTCGCCGTCATCCTCGACCCGATGCTCGTCCTGCGCCACCCCGACCGGGCGGTCGCCCTGACCGCCCCGGGCGTCCCGGCCGCCGCCCCCACCGGCCCCCGACCCGCCCCCCACCAGCACCGACACTCTGACCGCGGGCCCGTACGGCAGGGCGCCCGCACCCCGCAGGACCGCTGA
- the uvrB gene encoding excinuclease ABC subunit UvrB produces the protein MRPVSHIERTVAPIEVVSPYQPSGDQPTAIADLAKRVKAGEKDVVLLGATGTGKSATTAWMIEKLQRPTLVMAPNKTLAAQLANEFRELLPNNAVEYFVSYYDYYQPEAYVPQSDTYIEKDSSINEEVERLRHSATNSLLTRRDVVVVASVSCIYGLGTPQEYVDRMVPLRVGDEIDRDDLLRRFVDIQYTRNDLAFTRGTFRVRGDTIEIFPVYEELAVRIEMFGDEIEALSTLHPLTGEIISDDQQLYVFPASHYVAGPERMERAVNDIEKELGERLAELEKQGKLLEAQRLRMRTTYDIEMLRQIGTCSGVENYSMHFDGRLPGSPPNTLLDYFPDDFLLVIDESHVTVPQIGAMYEGDASRKRTLVEHGFRLPSALDNRPLKWEEFQERIGQTVYLSATPGNYELSRSDGVVEQIIRPTGLVDPEVVVKPTEGQIDDLVHEIRKRTDKDERVLVTTLTKKMAEDLTDYFLELGIQVRYLHSDVDTLRRVELLRELRAGEYDVLVGINLLREGLDLPEVSLVAILDADKEGFLRSGTSLIQTIGRAARNVSGQVHMYADKITPAMERAIDETNRRREKQIAYNKAKGIDPQPLRKKINDIVAQIAREEVDTEQLLGSGYRKSKDGKGAKAPVPALSDKAVKGGKAVKGAKGKAAATVPTDRPAAELAEQIEEMTERMRAAAAELQFEIAARLRDEVSEMKKELRQMREAGIA, from the coding sequence ATGCGGCCCGTTTCCCACATCGAACGCACGGTGGCGCCCATCGAGGTCGTCAGTCCCTACCAGCCCAGCGGCGACCAGCCGACGGCCATCGCCGACCTGGCCAAGCGCGTCAAGGCCGGCGAGAAGGACGTCGTCCTGCTGGGCGCGACCGGCACCGGCAAGTCCGCCACCACCGCGTGGATGATCGAGAAGCTCCAGCGCCCCACCCTGGTGATGGCGCCGAACAAGACACTGGCCGCCCAGCTGGCCAACGAGTTCCGCGAGCTCCTCCCGAACAACGCGGTCGAATACTTCGTCTCGTACTACGACTACTACCAGCCCGAGGCGTACGTCCCGCAGTCGGACACGTACATCGAGAAGGACTCCTCGATCAACGAGGAGGTCGAGCGGCTGCGCCACTCGGCGACCAACTCGCTGCTCACCCGCCGTGACGTCGTCGTGGTCGCCTCCGTGTCCTGCATCTACGGCCTGGGCACCCCGCAGGAATACGTGGACCGCATGGTCCCCCTCCGAGTCGGTGACGAGATCGACCGGGACGACCTGCTGCGCCGCTTCGTCGACATCCAGTACACGCGCAACGACCTGGCCTTCACCCGCGGCACCTTCCGCGTCCGCGGCGACACCATCGAGATCTTCCCGGTCTACGAGGAGCTCGCCGTCCGCATCGAGATGTTCGGCGACGAGATCGAGGCGTTGTCCACCCTCCACCCGCTCACCGGCGAGATCATCAGCGACGACCAGCAGCTGTACGTCTTCCCGGCCTCCCACTATGTCGCCGGCCCCGAGCGCATGGAGCGGGCCGTCAACGACATCGAGAAGGAGCTGGGCGAGCGCCTGGCCGAGCTGGAGAAGCAGGGCAAGCTCCTGGAGGCCCAGCGCCTGCGGATGCGCACCACCTACGACATCGAGATGCTCCGCCAGATCGGCACCTGCTCCGGCGTGGAGAACTACTCGATGCACTTCGACGGCCGCCTGCCCGGCTCCCCGCCCAACACCCTGCTCGACTACTTCCCGGACGACTTCCTGCTCGTCATCGACGAGTCGCACGTCACCGTCCCGCAGATCGGCGCGATGTACGAGGGCGACGCCTCCCGCAAGCGCACCCTCGTGGAGCACGGCTTCCGCCTGCCCTCCGCCCTGGACAACCGGCCCCTGAAGTGGGAGGAGTTCCAGGAGCGCATCGGGCAGACCGTCTACCTGTCCGCGACCCCGGGAAACTACGAGCTGTCGCGCTCCGACGGCGTCGTCGAGCAGATCATCCGCCCGACCGGCCTGGTCGACCCCGAGGTCGTGGTCAAGCCCACCGAGGGCCAGATCGACGACCTGGTGCACGAGATCCGCAAGCGCACCGACAAGGACGAGCGCGTCCTGGTCACCACGCTCACCAAGAAGATGGCCGAGGACCTCACCGACTACTTCCTGGAACTGGGCATCCAGGTGCGCTATCTGCACAGCGACGTCGACACCCTGCGCCGCGTGGAACTGCTGCGCGAACTGCGCGCCGGTGAGTACGACGTCCTGGTCGGCATCAACCTGCTGCGTGAGGGTCTCGACCTGCCCGAGGTCTCCCTGGTGGCGATCCTCGACGCCGACAAGGAGGGCTTCCTGCGCTCCGGCACCTCGCTGATCCAGACCATCGGCCGCGCGGCGCGCAATGTCTCCGGCCAGGTCCATATGTACGCCGACAAGATCACCCCGGCGATGGAGCGGGCCATCGACGAGACCAATCGCCGCCGCGAGAAGCAGATCGCCTACAACAAGGCAAAGGGCATCGACCCGCAGCCGCTGCGCAAGAAGATCAACGACATCGTCGCGCAGATCGCCCGCGAGGAGGTCGACACCGAGCAGCTCCTCGGCAGCGGCTACCGCAAGTCGAAGGACGGCAAGGGCGCCAAGGCCCCCGTGCCCGCGCTGAGCGACAAGGCGGTCAAGGGCGGCAAGGCAGTCAAGGGCGCGAAGGGCAAGGCCGCGGCCACGGTACCCACGGACCGTCCGGCGGCCGAACTCGCCGAACAGATCGAGGAGATGACCGAGCGCATGCGCGCCGCCGCCGCGGAGCTCCAGTTCGAGATCGCGGCCCGGCTGCGCGACGAGGTCTCGGAGATGAAGAAGGAGCTGCGCCAGATGCGGGAGGCGGGCATCGCCTGA
- a CDS encoding methyltransferase domain-containing protein yields MTASGGYLLDNQQREAGERFGAFATLFDPTTFRHIEALGIEPGWRCWEVGAGGTSVVSWLARKVGPDGTVVATDIDTSRLAPVDHPPVRIRTHDVGAEEPPGEGFDLVHARLVLVHVPDRERALTSMIKALKPGGRLLIEDADPALQSLTCPDEYGPEQRLANRLRQGFRSLLAEHGADLSYGRRLPRLLREAGLHEVEADGFFPMTSPACTALEAATVRQIRGRLLDAGLATDEEIDQHLANVESGDMDLTTAPMISAWGRKA; encoded by the coding sequence ATGACAGCATCCGGCGGGTATCTCCTGGACAACCAGCAGCGCGAGGCGGGGGAGCGCTTCGGCGCGTTCGCCACCCTGTTCGACCCCACGACGTTCCGGCACATCGAGGCCCTCGGTATCGAGCCGGGCTGGCGCTGCTGGGAGGTCGGGGCCGGCGGCACCTCCGTGGTGTCCTGGCTCGCGCGGAAGGTGGGGCCGGACGGCACGGTCGTCGCCACCGACATCGACACCTCGCGGCTGGCTCCCGTGGACCACCCGCCGGTGCGGATCCGCACCCACGACGTGGGCGCCGAGGAACCGCCGGGAGAGGGCTTCGACCTGGTCCACGCCCGGCTCGTCCTGGTCCATGTCCCGGACCGGGAACGCGCGTTGACCTCCATGATCAAGGCGCTGAAGCCCGGCGGCCGACTCCTGATCGAGGACGCCGACCCCGCCCTCCAGTCGCTGACCTGCCCCGACGAGTACGGCCCCGAACAGCGGCTCGCCAACCGGCTCCGGCAGGGCTTCCGCAGCCTGCTCGCCGAACACGGCGCCGACCTCTCCTACGGCCGCCGACTGCCCCGCCTGCTCCGCGAGGCCGGACTGCACGAGGTCGAGGCCGACGGCTTCTTCCCCATGACCTCGCCCGCCTGCACCGCACTGGAAGCCGCGACGGTCCGCCAGATCCGCGGCCGCCTGCTCGACGCGGGCCTGGCCACCGACGAGGAGATCGACCAGCACCTCGCCAACGTCGAGTCCGGCGACATGGACCTGACCACGGCACCGATGATCTCGGCGTGGGGCCGCAAGGCATAA
- a CDS encoding glycerophosphodiester phosphodiesterase family protein, with product MRARLVAALAAVVLTVLSAVALVSLTSDARAGVRPPLVIAHRGAPAHAPENTLPSIDKAARLGSTWVENDVQRTKDGELVVIHDDSLKRTTNAEKVFPGRAPWKVKDFTAAEIARLDAGSWFSPAFAGTRVPTLEQYMRRVEHNHESLLLEVKNPELYPGIEQQILKVLGNEGWLDRGHLKRLVVQSFSADSVRTVHELKPALTTAYLGAPPVSRLKDYARFADLINPSYGSLTKSYVSAVHGVRGPHGRPLGVDAWTVDDKATAREVAGYGVDGIISSKADVVRAALDTK from the coding sequence ATGCGCGCGCGCCTGGTCGCCGCTCTGGCCGCCGTGGTCCTGACCGTGCTGTCCGCGGTGGCCCTGGTGAGTCTCACCTCCGACGCCAGGGCCGGCGTGCGGCCGCCCTTGGTGATCGCCCACCGGGGTGCCCCCGCCCACGCTCCCGAGAACACGCTGCCCTCGATCGACAAGGCGGCGCGGCTGGGCTCCACGTGGGTCGAGAACGACGTCCAGCGCACCAAGGACGGCGAGCTGGTGGTCATCCACGACGACAGCTTGAAGCGCACCACGAACGCCGAGAAGGTTTTCCCCGGCCGGGCGCCGTGGAAGGTGAAGGACTTCACCGCCGCCGAGATCGCCCGGCTGGACGCGGGCAGCTGGTTCTCCCCCGCCTTCGCGGGCACTCGCGTGCCGACCCTGGAGCAGTACATGCGCCGGGTGGAGCACAACCACGAGAGCCTGCTCCTGGAGGTCAAGAACCCGGAGCTGTATCCGGGTATCGAACAGCAGATCCTGAAGGTCCTCGGCAACGAGGGCTGGCTGGACCGCGGCCATCTGAAGCGGCTTGTCGTGCAGAGCTTCAGCGCGGACAGCGTACGGACCGTCCATGAGCTGAAGCCCGCGCTGACCACGGCTTATCTCGGGGCGCCCCCGGTCTCGCGGCTGAAGGACTACGCGCGTTTCGCCGACCTGATCAACCCGTCGTACGGATCGCTCACCAAGTCGTACGTGTCGGCGGTGCACGGGGTGCGCGGGCCGCACGGCCGGCCGCTCGGGGTGGACGCCTGGACGGTGGACGACAAGGCCACCGCCCGCGAGGTCGCCGGGTACGGCGTCGACGGGATCATCAGCAGCAAGGCGGACGTGGTGCGGGCGGCCCTCGACACGAAGTGA
- a CDS encoding TerD family protein, which produces MTAELVRGQNRPLPQVRLEIRISCAVPVLAGATLADENGTVRGPQRVAHPGAPALPGAEVPRQAAAEHRLAVDLSAVPEAVHRVGVFLALPTGTTGPLRFGAVPAPLTTVHGPDGTEIARYTVTGLDTEAAVVALELYRRQGAWKIRAMGQGYADGLAALLADQGLPEADTLAAVIQGTTNPAPTAAYDHDTRRAHDTGRDPYDTPAPADVPPGGPIDYSHPRRPRHTAPPTPAASPAADGQPAPPVAGDAVGWSTEERLYNQVWGMFEDLTRTTAAYRSAVDFADTRLEKELDQALADPRARLGDGNTAAREAARARRDQLAEQARAALDRDLAQLTAESEVVEPALPPAYARWDSPAWHGYRTPTEPPMALRLGDLHLPESLPLRIPLLVRLPLEHGLWIDSGATTMPEGSFADPAALRQAAMETAVALAARLLAVHPAGEFAVRVIDPAGAGTRALRPLTGAGVLASPPATGAAGVTEMLERLTRRVDLVQMAVRGGAAGSLPDGVDTARQLLVVNDFPHGFDDRAITRLRYLADEGPAVGVHLLLVADRADAAAYGPLLNPLWRSLMRLTPVPDEHFADPWVGHAWTYEPALVPVGSRVVEQVLDEVVTALIKRK; this is translated from the coding sequence ATGACGGCCGAACTGGTGCGGGGACAGAACCGCCCGCTGCCCCAGGTCCGGCTGGAGATCCGGATATCGTGCGCGGTCCCGGTCCTGGCCGGGGCAACGCTCGCAGACGAGAACGGCACGGTGCGGGGCCCCCAGCGGGTCGCCCACCCCGGCGCCCCCGCGCTCCCCGGCGCCGAGGTCCCCCGGCAGGCCGCCGCCGAACACCGCCTGGCCGTGGACCTGTCGGCCGTGCCCGAGGCCGTCCACCGGGTCGGCGTCTTCCTCGCCCTGCCCACCGGGACCACGGGCCCGCTCCGGTTCGGCGCCGTCCCCGCCCCGCTCACCACGGTGCACGGCCCCGACGGCACCGAGATCGCCCGCTACACCGTCACCGGCCTGGACACCGAGGCGGCCGTGGTCGCCCTGGAGCTGTACCGCAGACAGGGCGCCTGGAAGATCCGCGCCATGGGCCAGGGCTACGCCGACGGCCTCGCCGCCCTCCTCGCCGACCAGGGCCTGCCCGAGGCCGACACGCTCGCCGCCGTCATACAGGGGACGACGAACCCCGCCCCCACGGCCGCGTACGACCACGACACGCGGCGCGCGCACGACACGGGCCGCGACCCCTACGACACCCCGGCACCGGCGGACGTACCTCCGGGCGGCCCGATCGACTACTCCCACCCCCGCCGACCCCGGCACACCGCACCGCCCACGCCCGCGGCATCCCCGGCCGCCGACGGACAGCCTGCCCCACCGGTCGCGGGCGACGCCGTGGGCTGGTCGACGGAGGAACGGCTGTACAACCAGGTCTGGGGCATGTTCGAGGACCTGACGCGCACCACTGCCGCGTACCGCAGCGCCGTCGACTTCGCCGACACCCGCCTGGAGAAGGAGCTCGACCAGGCCCTCGCCGACCCGCGCGCCCGCCTCGGCGACGGGAACACGGCCGCGCGCGAGGCGGCCCGGGCCCGCCGGGACCAACTGGCCGAGCAGGCGCGCGCCGCTCTCGACCGCGACCTCGCCCAGCTCACGGCGGAGTCCGAGGTGGTCGAACCGGCGCTGCCGCCCGCCTACGCCCGCTGGGACAGCCCCGCCTGGCACGGCTACCGCACGCCCACCGAACCGCCGATGGCGCTTCGGCTCGGCGATCTGCATCTGCCCGAGAGCCTGCCGCTGCGCATCCCGCTTCTGGTCAGACTGCCACTGGAGCACGGTCTGTGGATCGACAGCGGTGCCACGACCATGCCGGAGGGATCCTTCGCGGACCCGGCCGCGCTGCGGCAGGCGGCCATGGAGACGGCGGTGGCGCTCGCGGCCCGGCTGCTCGCCGTGCATCCGGCGGGGGAGTTCGCCGTGCGGGTCATCGACCCGGCCGGCGCGGGGACCCGCGCGCTGCGGCCGCTGACCGGCGCCGGAGTCCTCGCATCACCGCCCGCGACCGGGGCGGCGGGCGTCACGGAGATGCTGGAACGGCTCACCCGGCGGGTCGACCTGGTGCAGATGGCGGTGCGGGGCGGCGCGGCCGGGTCGCTGCCGGACGGTGTGGACACCGCGCGGCAGCTGCTGGTCGTCAACGACTTCCCGCACGGCTTCGACGACCGGGCCATCACACGGCTGCGCTACCTCGCGGACGAGGGACCGGCGGTCGGCGTGCACCTCCTGCTGGTGGCGGACCGCGCGGACGCCGCCGCCTACGGCCCCCTGCTCAACCCGCTGTGGCGCTCGCTGATGCGCCTCACCCCGGTCCCCGACGAGCACTTCGCCGACCCCTGGGTGGGCCACGCCTGGACCTACGAGCCCGCGCTGGTGCCGGTGGGCAGCCGGGTCGTGGAACAGGTCTTGGACGAGGTCGTCACCGCCTTGATCAAGCGTAAGTAA
- the corA gene encoding magnesium/cobalt transporter CorA has protein sequence MSMAGNLRKVTKLGTAGGLRKVAQLARRRPRVDLSHPARSPLGSSVVNCVTYQDGIRVPQCTDLLESVRMVRKTGEGFVWLGLHEPTDREFAGVAELFDLHPLAVEDAVEAHQRPKLEHYGNTLFAVFKTVCYVEHERLTATSEVVNTGEIMAFVGEDFVITVRHGRHGSLGPLREELESHPHQLSKGPAAVLHALADHVVDGYLSVTDAVQADIDQVETEVFSEGGARLDPGRIYQMKRELLELKRAVMPLARPVEDLATRPLRVVAPDIQAYFRDVLDHLTRAKEQIAAFDELLNSILQAHLAQVTVAQNEDMRKITAWAAVIAVPTMVCGVYGMNFDHMPELHWRFGYPLAMAVMAAACLALYRGFRRNGWL, from the coding sequence ATGTCCATGGCAGGGAATCTGCGGAAGGTCACGAAGCTGGGCACGGCCGGCGGCCTGCGCAAGGTCGCACAGCTGGCCCGGCGGCGGCCGCGCGTGGACCTGAGCCATCCCGCCCGCTCGCCCCTGGGCTCCTCCGTGGTCAACTGCGTGACGTACCAGGACGGCATACGGGTACCGCAGTGCACCGACCTGCTGGAATCGGTGCGGATGGTCCGCAAGACCGGCGAGGGCTTCGTCTGGCTGGGGTTGCACGAGCCGACGGACCGCGAGTTCGCGGGCGTCGCCGAGCTGTTCGATCTGCACCCGCTCGCGGTGGAGGACGCGGTCGAGGCCCATCAGCGGCCGAAACTGGAGCACTACGGCAACACCTTGTTCGCGGTGTTCAAGACCGTCTGCTACGTCGAGCACGAACGGCTGACAGCGACCAGCGAGGTGGTGAACACCGGCGAGATCATGGCCTTCGTCGGCGAGGACTTCGTCATCACGGTGCGGCACGGCCGGCACGGCTCGCTGGGGCCGCTGCGCGAGGAGCTGGAGTCGCACCCGCACCAGCTCTCCAAGGGCCCGGCGGCGGTGCTGCACGCGCTGGCTGACCATGTGGTGGACGGCTATCTCAGTGTGACGGACGCGGTGCAGGCCGATATCGACCAGGTGGAGACGGAGGTGTTCTCGGAAGGAGGTGCGCGGCTCGACCCGGGGCGCATCTACCAGATGAAGCGTGAACTGCTGGAGCTGAAGCGGGCGGTGATGCCGCTGGCCCGCCCCGTGGAGGATCTGGCCACCCGGCCCCTGCGGGTCGTCGCCCCCGACATACAGGCGTACTTCCGGGATGTGCTGGACCATCTGACCCGGGCCAAGGAGCAGATAGCCGCCTTCGACGAACTGCTCAACTCCATTCTCCAAGCGCACCTGGCACAGGTGACGGTCGCGCAGAACGAGGACATGCGGAAGATCACGGCATGGGCGGCCGTGATCGCCGTACCGACCATGGTGTGCGGGGTGTACGGCATGAACTTCGACCACATGCCGGAGCTGCACTGGCGGTTCGGCTATCCGCTGGCCATGGCGGTGATGGCGGCGGCCTGCCTGGCGCTGTACCGGGGCTTCCGCCGCAACGGCTGGCTCTGA
- a CDS encoding TerD family protein, with translation MSVNLSKGQAISLEKNDGGTLTAVRMGLGWQAAKRRGLFGSRTKEIDLDASAVLFAEKQPVDVVFFRHLVSDDGSVRHTGDNLVGGVGQGGDDEAILVDLQRVPVHIDQIVFTVNSFTGQTFQEVENAFCRLVDESNGQELARYTLAGGGEYTAQIMAKVHRAGPGWTMTALGSAANGRTFQDLMPAILPHL, from the coding sequence GTGTCCGTCAACTTGAGCAAGGGTCAGGCCATCAGCCTGGAGAAGAACGACGGGGGCACCCTCACCGCGGTCCGTATGGGGCTGGGCTGGCAGGCGGCCAAGCGCCGCGGTCTGTTCGGCTCGCGCACCAAGGAGATCGACCTGGACGCCTCCGCGGTGCTCTTCGCCGAGAAGCAGCCGGTCGACGTCGTCTTCTTCCGGCACCTGGTGAGCGACGACGGATCGGTGCGCCACACCGGCGACAACCTGGTCGGCGGCGTCGGCCAGGGCGGCGACGACGAGGCGATCCTCGTGGACCTCCAGCGCGTCCCGGTCCACATCGACCAGATCGTCTTCACCGTGAACTCCTTCACGGGCCAGACCTTCCAAGAGGTGGAGAACGCGTTCTGCCGCCTGGTGGACGAGTCCAACGGCCAGGAACTCGCCCGCTACACGCTGGCCGGCGGCGGCGAGTACACCGCCCAGATCATGGCCAAGGTGCACCGCGCGGGCCCGGGCTGGACGATGACCGCCCTCGGTAGCGCCGCCAACGGGCGCACCTTCCAGGACCTGATGCCGGCGATCCTGCCGCACCTGTAG
- a CDS encoding pseudouridine-5'-phosphate glycosidase → MVLVVSEEVREAIQARRPVVALESTIIAHGLPRPRNLRVALELEEAVRGEGAVPATVAVLDGRPLIGLDKAQLERVANDDAIRKLGHRDLPFAVAARASGATTVSATARLAALAGIRVFATGGLGGVHREWTATQDESADLGLLARTGITVVCAGVKSILDVPATLQRLETLGVAVAGYGTDRFPGFYLSDSGHPVDWTLNAPEEVAEVMRAQDALGAAESALIVANPVPEAEQLDPELHARVLDEALVACAEQGVTGQAVTPFLLDHLVRHTDGASLRANLAAVRGNVRLGARIATAWARG, encoded by the coding sequence ATGGTGCTGGTGGTGTCGGAAGAGGTCCGGGAGGCGATCCAGGCGCGGCGGCCGGTGGTGGCCCTGGAGTCCACGATCATCGCCCATGGTCTGCCCCGCCCGCGCAATCTGCGGGTTGCCCTGGAGCTGGAGGAGGCGGTGCGCGGCGAGGGCGCGGTGCCGGCGACCGTCGCCGTGCTCGACGGTCGCCCGCTGATCGGCCTGGACAAGGCGCAGTTGGAGCGGGTCGCCAATGACGACGCCATCCGCAAGCTGGGCCATCGCGACCTGCCGTTCGCGGTGGCGGCGCGTGCGAGCGGGGCGACGACGGTGTCGGCGACCGCGCGGCTGGCCGCGCTGGCGGGCATCCGGGTCTTCGCCACCGGCGGGCTGGGCGGGGTGCACCGGGAGTGGACGGCGACCCAGGACGAGTCGGCCGACCTGGGGCTGCTGGCGCGGACCGGGATCACGGTGGTGTGCGCGGGCGTGAAGTCGATCCTGGACGTGCCCGCGACCCTCCAGCGACTGGAGACGCTGGGCGTGGCCGTCGCCGGGTACGGCACGGACCGGTTCCCTGGCTTCTACCTCTCCGACTCGGGACATCCGGTCGACTGGACGCTGAACGCCCCCGAGGAGGTGGCGGAGGTGATGCGTGCCCAGGACGCGCTGGGCGCGGCGGAGTCGGCGCTGATCGTCGCCAATCCGGTGCCGGAGGCGGAGCAGCTCGACCCCGAGCTGCACGCGCGCGTGCTCGACGAGGCGCTCGTCGCCTGTGCGGAGCAGGGCGTCACCGGTCAGGCGGTGACGCCGTTCCTCCTCGACCACCTGGTGCGGCACACGGACGGCGCGTCGCTGCGTGCCAACCTGGCGGCGGTGCGCGGCAATGTGCGGCTGGGGGCGCGGATCGCCACGGCGTGGGCGCGGGGGTGA
- a CDS encoding methylated-DNA--[protein]-cysteine S-methyltransferase, whose protein sequence is MDSHGQDEQRVVWALVETDIGPLMLAATRNGLVNVVFHATDAVRERTLERLAARFGSPPVADPRAPVLVEAIRQLRAYFAGERQDFELPLDWSLISGFNRQVLRELASGVPYGSVVGYGDLAGRVGQPGAAQAVGVAMGANPLPVVVPCHRVVESDGGIGGFGGGLETKRQLLALEGVLPQPLF, encoded by the coding sequence ATGGACAGCCATGGGCAGGACGAGCAGCGGGTGGTGTGGGCCCTCGTCGAGACCGACATCGGCCCGCTGATGCTGGCGGCGACCAGGAACGGACTGGTCAACGTGGTCTTCCACGCCACCGACGCGGTGCGCGAGCGGACGCTGGAGCGGCTGGCGGCCCGGTTCGGCAGCCCGCCCGTGGCGGATCCGCGGGCGCCGGTGCTGGTCGAGGCGATACGCCAGCTGCGGGCGTATTTCGCGGGTGAGCGGCAGGACTTCGAGCTGCCGCTGGACTGGTCGCTGATCTCCGGGTTCAACCGGCAGGTGCTGCGGGAGCTGGCGTCCGGGGTGCCGTACGGCAGCGTGGTGGGGTACGGCGATCTCGCGGGCCGGGTCGGGCAGCCCGGCGCGGCGCAGGCGGTCGGTGTGGCGATGGGCGCCAATCCGCTGCCGGTGGTCGTGCCGTGCCACCGGGTGGTCGAGAGCGACGGCGGGATCGGGGGTTTCGGGGGCGGACTGGAGACCAAGCGACAGTTGCTCGCCCTGGAGGGTGTGCTTCCCCAGCCGCTGTTCTGA